The Vespula vulgaris chromosome 2, iyVesVulg1.1, whole genome shotgun sequence genome has a segment encoding these proteins:
- the LOC127061864 gene encoding immediate early response 3-interacting protein 1, which produces MKMAFTLWSLYEATLLCLNAICVLNEERFLVKIGWASWQNVQGFGEPPTVKSQMLNLIRSVRTVAKVPLIALNILTIIVKMVFG; this is translated from the exons ATGAAAATGGCATTTACTTTATGGTCACTCTACGAAGCTACTCTGTTATGTTTAAACGCTATTTGTGTGCtaaacgaagaaagatttcTTGTTAAAA ttGGATGGGCCTCATGGCAAAACGTGCAAGGATTTGGTGAACCACCTACAGTTAAATCACAGATGTTAAACCTTATTAGATCAGTAAGAACGGTTGCTAAAG ttcCATTAATAGCgcttaatattttaacaataattgtGAAGATGGTTTTcggttga
- the LOC127061862 gene encoding uncharacterized protein LOC127061862 — MNPLIACMVIGLAGFALAEPPVSSGYSYSRPSGGGGGGGYSLGGGGGYSSGGGGGYTQVSTGYQTSEGASVDGALLEQIRQILLKEELQAQQTGGFGGGGYAPSSSYGAPSSQYGVPSSSYGVPSYQTRVVGIDLEGIRQAIQVAQFNQVTHGSGGGYPSGPSGSYGVPSRPSGSYGAPF; from the exons ATGAATCCCTTGATCGCG TGTATGGTTATCGGTTTGGCAGGGTTCGCCCTGGCCGAACCACCGGTCTCTTCCGGCTATAGTTACAGTAGGCCAAGTgggggtggtggtggcggcggctACTCTctaggtggaggaggtggttATTCgagtggtggaggtggtggataCACTCAGGTATCCACTGGCTACCAAACGAGCGAGGGTGCTTCTGTTGACGGAGCCCTTCTCGAACAAATCCGTCAGATCCTTCTCAAGGAGGAACTCCAAGCCCAACAGACTGGAGGATTTGGTGGTGGAGGATATGCACCCAGCTCGAGTTATGGTGCTCCATCATCACAATATGGAGTACCAAGTTCCAGCTACGGTGTACCCAGTTACCAAACTCGCGTCGTAGGCATTGATCTCGAAGGTATCAGGCAAGCCATCCAGGTAGCTCAATTTAATCAAGTTACCCATGGCAGCGGCGGTGGATACCCAAGTGGTCCTAGTGGAAGTTATGGAGTACCCAGCAGGCCAAGCGGCAGCTACGGTGCACCCTTCTAA